A region of Egibacteraceae bacterium DNA encodes the following proteins:
- a CDS encoding class I SAM-dependent methyltransferase yields MGSAHAQGPLWGAAAEEFAELLEPTATPIYEAAFDGIGVTTATRLLDVGCGAGLALQLAHKRGAAVTGLDASEQLLAVARSRLPDADLRQGDVEELPYASGSFDAVTAFNSVQYATDPVQALREVKRVAFPRAPVAVATWGDPERCQARAIIAAIGGLLPPPPPGAGGPFALAAPGALEALVESATLTVERALEVPTPFTWPDVGTAVRANLSPGPARAAINHSGIDRVRDALTAVFEACTGPDGSVRLDNVFRVVVAHA; encoded by the coding sequence ATGGGGTCAGCGCACGCGCAGGGGCCGCTGTGGGGCGCGGCCGCCGAGGAATTCGCCGAGCTCCTCGAACCCACCGCAACCCCCATCTACGAGGCCGCGTTCGATGGAATCGGCGTGACCACCGCGACCCGGCTGCTCGACGTCGGCTGCGGAGCCGGGCTGGCGCTCCAGCTCGCGCACAAGCGCGGCGCGGCCGTCACCGGGCTCGACGCATCCGAGCAGCTGCTCGCCGTGGCGCGCTCGCGGCTCCCCGACGCCGACCTCCGGCAGGGCGACGTCGAGGAGCTGCCGTATGCGAGCGGTTCCTTCGACGCCGTCACGGCGTTCAACTCCGTGCAGTACGCCACCGATCCGGTTCAGGCTTTGCGCGAGGTCAAACGGGTGGCGTTTCCGAGAGCCCCAGTCGCCGTCGCGACCTGGGGCGACCCCGAGCGCTGCCAGGCGCGGGCGATCATCGCGGCCATCGGCGGGCTGCTGCCGCCCCCGCCGCCGGGTGCGGGTGGCCCCTTCGCGCTCGCCGCGCCCGGCGCGCTCGAGGCGCTCGTCGAGTCCGCCACCCTCACCGTCGAGCGGGCGCTGGAGGTGCCGACCCCGTTCACGTGGCCTGACGTGGGCACGGCCGTGCGCGCCAACCTGTCGCCGGGCCCGGCCCGCGCGGCGATCAACCACTCCGGCATCGACCGCGTCCGCGACGCCCTCACCGCCGTCTTCGAGGCGTGCACGGGACCCGACGGCTCGGTGCGCCTCGACAACGTCTTCCGCGTCGTCGTCGCCCACGCCTGA
- a CDS encoding AAA family ATPase produces MQVTDDPTAGQNGGMLPVVPCPVLVGRAAEVDALAAALESACAGRGGLVFVVGEAGIGKSRLVHEIVSMATSRGVLVLRGRAVPGSSATAFRPLTEALAAVVPEAVSAGGDLEMWLPVLAAVVPTVGSAGAPVEASAPVRGEAVLRLLRSVAQPRGGLLVLEDLHWADPETIAVVEHLSDHLGRAPVLCVSTVRSDEHSPARDLVRRVAARRTAPVVELGRLNDAQVAAMVYGCTGGVGAGEVDRVVGLADGVPFLVEEMLVTSGLPPSFADAVQARLLLLPEADRRLLVTAAAFGRNFDWRLLGAATGLPEAEVVEALERGVAAQLVAVDGDGFRFRHALTAEAVFHSAVPPRRASAASAVLAALDAAGGQQGGEHRDVAARLAERAGHTERAGRLYLASGEDALERGALQTAVVGLDRAAKLLPAGEARDLARERLVDALALAGRFDDAVVIGQDLVARLPAARAAAVHLRLAGAATTAARWEGATEQLAAARPLLANGGSPALQAEFALREGELAIGVGDGARAEEQARAALDLARRATLPEVECGALQLLGRCARRSSLQRAEAWFREALAAAEAHGLALRRLQALHEIGTIGLLDRSDVRVLAEAQALAESLGAMATAAILDIELAAGYDALHDLDGERRHGLEAVRRGTELGLDLVVAYGWEHVAGAAALIGDPEQRETAAAAARAAAPGNRDIDGLLVGACDLVAALLANDTGQALAAAERCTTLLRGSETAPPAAFRAAWPLLLAVHHRPEATAAVAEMEQAGVAVSRAGRGCLTMAQAVIAGWSEHDRAAALAFEADQQLANVPLWRCVARRLAAEAAAADGWTIPDGWLTDAEGWFRRHGYKPPADACRALRRRYPATMPPAWNRLGVTRREADVLALVIEGCSNREIADQLYLSVRTVEKHVESLLRKTETKTRTQLARVTAAT; encoded by the coding sequence ATGCAGGTAACGGACGATCCGACCGCGGGACAGAATGGGGGCATGCTTCCCGTCGTCCCATGCCCGGTTCTGGTGGGGCGGGCCGCGGAGGTTGATGCCTTGGCGGCGGCCCTCGAGTCGGCGTGCGCCGGGCGTGGTGGTTTGGTGTTTGTGGTTGGTGAGGCGGGCATCGGCAAGTCGCGGTTGGTGCACGAGATCGTGTCGATGGCGACGTCCCGAGGCGTGCTGGTGCTGCGCGGGCGTGCCGTGCCGGGGTCCAGCGCAACGGCCTTTCGGCCGCTGACCGAAGCGTTGGCCGCGGTCGTTCCCGAAGCGGTATCGGCTGGGGGCGACCTTGAGATGTGGTTGCCGGTGCTGGCCGCTGTCGTGCCGACCGTGGGATCAGCGGGTGCGCCTGTCGAGGCAAGCGCGCCGGTTCGGGGTGAGGCGGTGCTGCGTCTGCTGCGGTCCGTGGCCCAACCCCGGGGCGGACTGCTCGTGCTCGAAGATCTCCACTGGGCGGACCCCGAGACGATCGCGGTCGTGGAGCATCTCAGTGACCATCTCGGGCGGGCTCCGGTGCTGTGCGTGTCCACCGTGCGCTCCGACGAGCACAGCCCGGCGCGCGACCTCGTGCGGCGAGTGGCGGCGAGGCGGACGGCTCCGGTGGTGGAGCTCGGCCGTCTCAACGATGCCCAGGTCGCGGCGATGGTCTACGGCTGCACCGGCGGTGTCGGCGCAGGCGAGGTGGACCGGGTCGTCGGGCTCGCCGACGGCGTACCGTTTCTCGTGGAGGAGATGCTCGTCACATCCGGCTTGCCCCCATCGTTCGCCGATGCCGTGCAGGCACGCCTGCTCCTGCTGCCTGAGGCCGACCGCCGGCTGCTGGTGACGGCGGCCGCGTTCGGTCGCAATTTCGACTGGCGCCTGCTGGGCGCGGCCACCGGGCTGCCCGAGGCCGAGGTTGTCGAGGCGCTCGAGCGCGGCGTGGCGGCTCAGCTCGTGGCCGTGGACGGTGACGGGTTCCGGTTCCGCCACGCGCTCACCGCCGAGGCGGTCTTCCATTCCGCCGTCCCCCCACGCCGCGCGTCGGCGGCGTCCGCAGTCCTCGCGGCCCTGGACGCCGCGGGCGGACAGCAAGGTGGGGAACACCGGGATGTCGCTGCCCGCCTGGCCGAGCGTGCGGGGCACACCGAGCGGGCCGGCCGGTTGTACCTGGCGTCCGGCGAGGACGCGCTGGAGCGCGGAGCGCTGCAGACCGCGGTCGTCGGCCTCGACCGGGCAGCCAAGCTGCTGCCGGCCGGGGAGGCCCGGGACCTCGCGCGCGAACGGCTGGTCGACGCGCTGGCGCTGGCCGGCCGGTTCGACGACGCCGTCGTGATCGGGCAGGACCTCGTCGCCCGGTTGCCGGCGGCACGAGCGGCCGCCGTCCACCTGCGCCTTGCCGGCGCGGCGACCACCGCTGCCCGCTGGGAGGGGGCCACCGAGCAGCTGGCTGCGGCGCGGCCGCTCCTCGCGAACGGTGGTTCGCCAGCGCTGCAGGCCGAGTTCGCCCTGCGCGAGGGCGAACTGGCCATCGGCGTCGGCGACGGCGCACGTGCGGAGGAGCAGGCCCGAGCCGCGCTCGACCTGGCGCGCCGAGCCACGCTGCCCGAGGTCGAATGCGGGGCGCTGCAGCTGTTGGGGCGGTGCGCGCGCCGCTCGTCGCTCCAGCGCGCCGAAGCCTGGTTCCGTGAGGCGCTGGCCGCTGCGGAGGCCCACGGCCTGGCGCTGCGGCGATTGCAAGCCTTGCACGAGATCGGCACGATTGGGCTGCTCGACCGTTCCGACGTGCGCGTGCTGGCCGAAGCGCAAGCGCTGGCCGAATCCCTCGGTGCGATGGCCACCGCCGCGATCCTCGACATCGAGCTAGCCGCCGGCTACGACGCACTCCACGACCTGGACGGCGAGCGACGACACGGGCTCGAGGCAGTGCGACGGGGCACCGAGCTCGGGCTCGACCTCGTCGTCGCCTACGGCTGGGAGCACGTGGCCGGGGCGGCGGCGCTCATCGGAGACCCCGAGCAGCGCGAGACGGCCGCCGCCGCGGCCCGCGCCGCCGCACCGGGCAACCGCGACATCGACGGCCTGCTCGTCGGCGCCTGCGACCTGGTCGCTGCACTGCTCGCGAACGACACCGGGCAGGCACTGGCCGCGGCCGAGCGCTGCACCACGCTGCTGCGCGGCTCGGAGACGGCGCCGCCGGCGGCTTTCCGGGCGGCGTGGCCGCTGCTGCTGGCCGTTCATCACCGGCCAGAGGCGACGGCGGCGGTGGCGGAAATGGAACAGGCTGGCGTGGCGGTGAGCCGGGCCGGACGCGGGTGCCTCACCATGGCGCAAGCGGTCATCGCCGGCTGGAGCGAACACGACCGGGCCGCGGCCCTGGCCTTCGAAGCGGACCAGCAACTCGCCAACGTCCCGCTGTGGCGGTGCGTCGCGCGGCGGCTCGCCGCCGAGGCGGCGGCCGCCGACGGCTGGACCATCCCCGACGGGTGGCTGACCGACGCGGAGGGCTGGTTCCGACGGCACGGCTACAAGCCACCCGCGGACGCGTGCCGTGCCCTGCGGCGCAGGTACCCGGCGACGATGCCGCCGGCGTGGAACCGCCTGGGCGTCACCCGCCGCGAGGCCGACGTGCTGGCGCTCGTCATCGAAGGGTGCTCCAACCGTGAGATCGCCGACCAGCTGTACCTGTCGGTCCGCACGGTCGAGAAGCACGTCGAGTCCCTGCTGCGCAAGACCGAGACCAAGACCCGCACGCAGCTGGCCCGCGTCACCGCCGCTACGTAG
- a CDS encoding DUF4440 domain-containing protein, whose translation MWGSSASTRRGNPEPAASFFSERDDDDVTLNNPLGPPRRGPVEVRKAALEAGANFQEGGPVRFEEVSSRFEEVSRYATPDLAYVVQVERHEGRLAGSGDKVAISLRVTMIFRPEDGTWKIVHRHADPITTPRPVSTAIEP comes from the coding sequence GTGTGGGGGTCGAGCGCTTCGACCCGTCGAGGCAACCCGGAACCCGCCGCGAGCTTCTTCTCCGAGCGCGACGATGACGACGTAACGCTCAACAATCCATTGGGACCGCCTCGCCGGGGACCGGTCGAAGTGAGGAAGGCGGCCCTCGAAGCAGGCGCGAACTTCCAGGAGGGCGGCCCTGTCCGCTTCGAAGAGGTGTCGAGCCGATTCGAGGAAGTGTCGCGATACGCCACCCCCGATCTCGCCTACGTCGTCCAGGTGGAGCGGCATGAGGGGCGACTGGCCGGCAGCGGCGACAAGGTCGCCATATCGCTGCGGGTCACTATGATCTTCCGACCTGAGGACGGCACGTGGAAGATCGTGCACCGCCACGCCGACCCAATCACGACCCCTCGCCCGGTAAGCACGGCGATCGAGCCGTAA